The Rhodococcus sp. B50 DNA window CATGATCGGGAACATCGTGACCAGGATGATGCCCAGCCCGATGACCATGGTGTTCCTGCGGCCGGCCCTGTCGATCAGGAAGCCGGCCCCGAAACCGATGGCGACGGCGAAGGTCGATCCGGCGGTGGCGATCCAGGCGGTGACGCCCGGGGCCATGTCGACCTGCTGCTGCAGGAACAACGGCATGTATGCCGGAACCACATACCCGATCGCAAGGACCGAGGTGCTGAGTGCGATCACCCGGAGCAGGGTCGCGGGGTACCGCGTGACGACCGAACGCACGGGTGAGGACTGGACCTTGTGTGCACTGGCGAGTTCCTGGAAATCGGGTGATTCCTCCAGACGCTTGCGCAGATACAGCACGTACAGCATCAACGGCAGCGACAGGAGGAGCGGAATGCGCCAGCCCCAGTTCGCCATCGTGTCTTCCGAGGTCAGCGAGGTGGTGAGGGCGACGGCCAGGGGAGCGAGGGCGGCACCGAATGCGAATCCCACCGGGGTCATCGCGCTCAGGATGCCGTAGTTCTTGGCGGAGGCGTGCTCGGCGACGAAGGTGGCCGAACCCATCTGTTCGCCGCCGGCGAAGAATCCCTGCAGCATGCGGGTGAAGACGAGCAGGACCGGGGCCATGATTCCGACGGTGGCGTGAGTCGGCAATAGACCCATGAGAATGGTTGCCCCGCCCATGCCGGAGATCGTGACGATCAGCGCGAAGCGACGACCGTATCGGTCACCGATCCGGCCGAAAACGATGCCCCCGATGGGGCGTGCGAGGAATCCGGTACCGAGAACGGCGAGCGAGCTCAGGACTCCGGCCGTGGGGTTGTCGCTGGGAAAGAACAGAGGCGATAGGTAGGCGATGAGGAAGGTGAAGACCATGAAGTCGTAGGCCTCGACGGCAGTTCCGAAGAAGCCTGCGAGCGACGCCCTGCGGGCCACGCTCGGTGACGGCGCGATCTCGGGTGAGTTCATATCGATCCTGTTCGGTTGTGTCCTCCGGTGTGCTCACCGGGAAAGTTCGGCTCCGACTCGGTGCAGGCGGGTCTCGTGAGCGGACTGCGCAGACGTCGCGGCCTCCGCCACGAGCGGGGGGCGTATGTGTCTCCGATTCGCATTCGATGTGGGTCGGTCTCGTCCGGGCCGCTACCTGGTCACGTGACCGAGCAGCGTCCGGGATCCCGACATGAATGTGTTGGTGACGCGGTCGCACCGAGCCGCCGTCGACCTAGTGACTGCCGTCACAGTAGCCATTGGCTACGCTTGCGTCAATACGTGTCGGCACGTTGTTCCGTCGAGCGGGATGACAGGGCGTAGGAGATTCGCAAAGATGGGGTGTGACATCGGAACACCGATCGGTCGCCGTTTGTACCGGCGAGCGGATTCGTCACGCGAATCCCGCTGTCGCTGATCATGATAGGGTCTGCGCCATAATGGAGCACCTCAGTGAGACCGCCGCCTTCGCCGACGACGTCTGGACCACACCACAGGTGGCGAGCTTCCTGGGTATCAGTCGTCAGGCGATCAACAAGCGTGTCCGGAGCCGGAAGATGCTCGGATATGCGGGCGACGGGGTGACGCTCTTTCCGGTGTGGCAGTTCGACACCGAGAACCACACAATCCGTCCCGAGGTCCCTGAGTTCCTCGCGGCCTTCGACGAGAACATCGAACCTGCTGCCATCGCCCTGTGGGCGATCACGAAGGTCGACGGATTCGATCGGACTCCCGCCGAGTTGCTGTTGGATCCCGAGACCGAGGACGACGCGCTGCGGTTGGCCGGCACCTGCACGACCGACTCGATCGAGGAACATCCCGCACTGCAGGCCGAGCCCGACCCCGAAATCGCGGAGAAGAAGGTCGCCGAGTGGAGGCCCACCCGGCCGGGGGCGTCCGGAGCGCAGGAGGCCATCCTTCTCGCCGCCGCGGAGCTCTTCGCGCGCAAGGGCCCTGCGAAGGTGACGCTCCGGGAGGTCGCGGCCGCGGCGGATGTGTCGTACGGATTGATCCACCGCTTCTACCGCACCAAGGAAAACTTGTTGATGGCGGTGATGGAGCTGCTGGTCAGTTACGGTGGCACGCGTCTGTCGGAGGAGAAGGACGCCTACGCCGCCATCGACAACTCCTTCGGTGCCGATCTCGACTCGGGTCAGTTCGGTCGGATGCTGATGTGGTCGATCTTCGAAGGAATCGCGCCGGATCGATTGATCGGAGAGGCACGCTCGGGTGGTTACCGCGCGCACATAGACGCCTTGTGGAAGAACCCGGTCGAGCCGGAGTTGCGCTCCGAGTTCGATTCGAGTGTGGTGGCGGCTCTGGTCGGTCTCGTCGCGTCGGCGTGGGAGGTGTACGAGCCGTACCTCACCGAACTCGCCGACGGTACCTGGCGCAGCCCGGAAGATGTCCGGCAGCAGGTGACCGAGTTGCTCAAGCTGCTCGTCTACGCTTCCCGACCCAACAGGTGAGACGAATCGACGAAATGGAACACGCGGAAGACCTCGGGGAGGTCTTCCGCCTGTTCTCGTGTGAGGTGAGTGCCGTCAGGACCGCATCAGCAGCACACCGCGGTCGAGCTTCCCGGCCCGAGCATCGTCCACGAGGGACTCGAAGTTCTCCAGCTCGTAGGTCTTGGTGACGAGCTCGTCGAGGAGGAGCCGGCCGGACCGGTACATCTCCACGTACTTCGGGATGTCCGCACCCGGTCGTGAGGAGCCGTAGCGGCAGCCCAGCACCGAGCGGTCCATGTAGAAGGTGGTGGCCGGGACCGACAACTTGGCCTCGGGTCCGGCGACACCGAGCATGATCAGCTGCCCGCCCCAGTCGAGCATCTCCATCGCCTGACTGGTGATGGCCTCACCACCGGCGCAGTCGAAGACGTGGGCGGCGCCGCCGTCGGTGAGCTCCCGGATCGCGGCGACGGTGTCGCCGGCGGTCGCGTCGACGAAGTGGGTGGCACCGAACAGGCTGGTCTTCGTCTCCTTGTCGGGATTGGTGTCGATGGCGACAATCGTCGTGGCACCGGCGATGCGGGCGGCCTGGATGACGTTGAGGCCGATGCCGCCGGCGCCGATGACGACGACAGAGTCGCCGGGGACCACACGGGCACGGTTGAACACCGCTCCGGCGCCGGTCAGCACCGCGCAGCCGATCAGGCACGCCGTCGACAGTGGGACATCCTTAGGGATCGGCACTGCCTGACCGGCCTTGACGACGATGCGCTCGGTGAAGGTGGACAGGGCTGCGTAGTTGTAGATCGGGGTGCCGTCGAGTTCGAAGGGGGTCTCCCTGTTCCCGAACGAGGCACGGCACATCGTGGGGCGTCCGGAGGTGCATGCGGCGCACTGACCGCAGGTCGCCAGGGTCGACAGCACGACGTGGTCGCCGACGGCGGGCGTGCTCACACCCGGTCCGACGGCCTCGACGATGCCGGCGCCCTCGTGCCCGAGGATGACGGGTGTGGGGAAGGGGATCTTGCCGTTGACGACGCTCAGGTCGCTCTGGCACAGGCCACTCGCGACGATGCGGACCTGGACTTCACCGGGGCCGGGGTCGCGGACGGTGACACCGTCGACCAGCTTGTTGACGGTGCCGTCGAAGACGATCGCTTTCAATTCTCGACCTCGCTGTCAATGAGACCCATCCGGACGATACGCGGAAGCGCAGTGGGATGCGGGTGGGAAACGAAGGGGTGGTGGGAAATCCGGGGCCACCGCAGTGGCACCTGTATCGATGCCGGTGATGCTATGGCCGACGGGTCCGAGCGTCAAGCGTGGCGTCAACACCGCCCAACTGGCGAAACGAGGAGAAATTCTCGACTTGTTGACGCAAGCGTAGCCAATGGCTACAGTGATGCCAGTCACGACATGAGGTTGCAGTGGCCCCGAGGCCGAGCGGAGGAAGTTTCGCCCGACGCCGGGTGGGCGCGTGTGCCCGCGCATGTCTGTCGATCACGATTCGTGAATGCCCTCGTCGTGGAAAGTCTTCTGCGCCGGTGCCCGAAAAAGCTTCTGTTGCAATATTTCAGGAGGATGAAGTGTCACCCATGGCCTTATCGATGAAGCCGACGGGGTGGTTCCAGATCGGTTGGTCCACCGACCTCGAGGCCGGCGACGTCAAGCCGCTGCGGTACTTCGGTCACGATCTCGTCGCCTACCGAACCCAGAACGGCCGCCTGGTGGTTCTGAATGCATATTGTGAGCACCTCGGCGCCCACATGGGCCACGGCGGCACGGTGGCGGGCGACGACATCCGATGCCCCTTCCACGGTTGGCAATGGAGCCCGGAAGGTCGCAACACCTGCATTCCGTACCAGAAAGCCACGAACCGGGTCCGCAGGATCGGCACCTGGTCCACTGCCGAACGCGATGGAATCATGTACATCTGGCACGACGTCGATGGCCGCGACCCGCTGTACGACGTTCCCAGCATCTTCGATCTGTTCCCCGGTTCCGGTACGGCGGACGACTACCACGAGCTGGGGGAGGCCGGCCGTTTCCAGAGCGACGAACTGCCGATCCACCCGCAGTACGCCGCCGAGAACGGTGTCGACTTCGCGCACTTCAAGTACGTCCACCGTGCCGACGAAATCCCGACCGTCGTCCACCGCGAGTTCGGCGACACCGATTTCAAGACCGAACTGGCCCTGAACTTCAAGCGCCGCGGCGCCGACGGTTCGTACGAGCTCGTCGAAGGTCGTACCCGCGCTTCGCTCCTCGGCCTCGGGCTCGGTTTCTCCCATGCCGACGGTGTCGGCTCCATCTGTTCGCTGACCGCGGTCACTCCCGTCGACGACGAGCGCTCGATACTGCGGTTCTCCGCGTGGGCGAGCAAGGAGGACGGCGAGGACGAGACCCGAGTGGCCAAGCGACAGCGGAACGCCGTCGGACAGCTGAAGGCCGATATCGCCATCTGGGAGCACCAGCGCTACACCGAGCCCCCGGGTCTCGCGACCGCCGAGGCTGCGGGCTTCCGCGACATCCGTCAGTGGGCCCGCCGCTTCTACCCCGAAGGTCACCTCGGCAGCGGTGCCGCCGAGCAGACCGCGGGTAACGACGAATTCCAGGCAGGAACCGCTTCATGAGACCGACCCTGACAGCAGACCACGAGGCCTGGCGTGCC harbors:
- a CDS encoding MFS transporter, which codes for MNSPEIAPSPSVARRASLAGFFGTAVEAYDFMVFTFLIAYLSPLFFPSDNPTAGVLSSLAVLGTGFLARPIGGIVFGRIGDRYGRRFALIVTISGMGGATILMGLLPTHATVGIMAPVLLVFTRMLQGFFAGGEQMGSATFVAEHASAKNYGILSAMTPVGFAFGAALAPLAVALTTSLTSEDTMANWGWRIPLLLSLPLMLYVLYLRKRLEESPDFQELASAHKVQSSPVRSVVTRYPATLLRVIALSTSVLAIGYVVPAYMPLFLQQQVDMAPGVTAWIATAGSTFAVAIGFGAGFLIDRAGRRNTMVIGLGIILVTMFPIMYFMKATGGNLIVTAGGHMLLVGLAGASAVPVYATLTSVFPAAVRYTGAAIGFGLGSAIGGGLGPYLAGKFTAITGNPYAASGVVGAAALLGIVVIATMPNSNSNAAPEASLITGDTESVDANPVEEPSPAPKMV
- a CDS encoding TetR/AcrR family transcriptional regulator gives rise to the protein MEHLSETAAFADDVWTTPQVASFLGISRQAINKRVRSRKMLGYAGDGVTLFPVWQFDTENHTIRPEVPEFLAAFDENIEPAAIALWAITKVDGFDRTPAELLLDPETEDDALRLAGTCTTDSIEEHPALQAEPDPEIAEKKVAEWRPTRPGASGAQEAILLAAAELFARKGPAKVTLREVAAAADVSYGLIHRFYRTKENLLMAVMELLVSYGGTRLSEEKDAYAAIDNSFGADLDSGQFGRMLMWSIFEGIAPDRLIGEARSGGYRAHIDALWKNPVEPELRSEFDSSVVAALVGLVASAWEVYEPYLTELADGTWRSPEDVRQQVTELLKLLVYASRPNR
- a CDS encoding Zn-dependent alcohol dehydrogenase, encoding MKAIVFDGTVNKLVDGVTVRDPGPGEVQVRIVASGLCQSDLSVVNGKIPFPTPVILGHEGAGIVEAVGPGVSTPAVGDHVVLSTLATCGQCAACTSGRPTMCRASFGNRETPFELDGTPIYNYAALSTFTERIVVKAGQAVPIPKDVPLSTACLIGCAVLTGAGAVFNRARVVPGDSVVVIGAGGIGLNVIQAARIAGATTIVAIDTNPDKETKTSLFGATHFVDATAGDTVAAIRELTDGGAAHVFDCAGGEAITSQAMEMLDWGGQLIMLGVAGPEAKLSVPATTFYMDRSVLGCRYGSSRPGADIPKYVEMYRSGRLLLDELVTKTYELENFESLVDDARAGKLDRGVLLMRS
- a CDS encoding Rieske 2Fe-2S domain-containing protein, with the protein product MALSMKPTGWFQIGWSTDLEAGDVKPLRYFGHDLVAYRTQNGRLVVLNAYCEHLGAHMGHGGTVAGDDIRCPFHGWQWSPEGRNTCIPYQKATNRVRRIGTWSTAERDGIMYIWHDVDGRDPLYDVPSIFDLFPGSGTADDYHELGEAGRFQSDELPIHPQYAAENGVDFAHFKYVHRADEIPTVVHREFGDTDFKTELALNFKRRGADGSYELVEGRTRASLLGLGLGFSHADGVGSICSLTAVTPVDDERSILRFSAWASKEDGEDETRVAKRQRNAVGQLKADIAIWEHQRYTEPPGLATAEAAGFRDIRQWARRFYPEGHLGSGAAEQTAGNDEFQAGTAS